In one window of Janthinobacterium sp. 1_2014MBL_MicDiv DNA:
- a CDS encoding ribonuclease T2 family protein yields the protein MKIRSVLPALAAVFLSLSAGAAHAADATCAIPRNVSYYDYDVKPSDEKNTCYKQSTNVPTDYFMLALSWSPGFCDSQRRRGEVSKKAAFQCAESNHFGWIVHGLWAQSDNPASCDDISVTPPRKTELHPRYCKGNLPKLAPSDILPYMCMQPGEALLQGEWEKHGACDFDTAKQYFEKERELFQALKLPDSTMPKNALFQWMKQHNPQLKGRWLGYEKHSGELRICYSKDFKVIDCKK from the coding sequence ATGAAAATCCGCTCTGTCTTGCCCGCGCTGGCCGCCGTGTTCCTCAGCCTGTCCGCCGGTGCCGCCCACGCGGCCGATGCCACGTGCGCCATTCCCCGCAACGTCAGCTACTACGATTACGACGTCAAGCCGTCGGATGAGAAAAACACGTGCTACAAGCAAAGCACGAATGTGCCCACCGACTACTTCATGCTGGCGCTGTCGTGGTCGCCCGGCTTTTGCGACAGCCAGCGCCGCCGTGGCGAAGTGTCAAAGAAGGCCGCCTTCCAGTGCGCCGAGAGCAATCACTTCGGCTGGATCGTGCATGGCTTGTGGGCGCAGTCGGACAATCCGGCCAGCTGCGACGATATTTCCGTGACGCCGCCGCGCAAGACGGAACTGCATCCGCGCTATTGCAAGGGCAATTTGCCGAAGCTGGCGCCGTCGGACATCCTGCCCTACATGTGCATGCAGCCGGGCGAAGCCTTGCTGCAGGGCGAATGGGAAAAGCATGGCGCCTGCGACTTCGACACGGCCAAGCAGTATTTCGAGAAAGAGCGCGAACTGTTCCAGGCCTTGAAGTTGCCAGACAGTACCATGCCGAAAAACGCGCTGTTCCAGTGGATGAAGCAGCATAACCCGCAGCTGAAAGGCCGCTGGCTCGGCTATGAAAAGCACTCGGGCGAGTTGCGCATCTGCTATTCGAAAGATTTCAAAGTCATCGATTGCAAGAAATGA
- a CDS encoding branched-chain amino acid aminotransferase — MTTSTPNLVVTPSAHPLSDAERAARMVNPAFGRIFTDHMVVIPYRDGKWQQGELKAYGPLMLDPSASSLHYGQAIFEGYKAFAQPDGSIKTFRPEQNAERFNRSAARLAMPAIPVELFLEAGDALIAQDRNWVPKNTGESLYMRPLMIATDPYLGVRPSEEYLFVLFASPAGAYFPKGVKPVTVWISEDFVRAAPGGTGEAKCAGNYAASLMAQSQAQEKGCDQVVWLDAVHREYIEEMGGMNLFFVYKDGEKVTVVTPELTGTLLPGITRRSLLEMAKDLGYATEERKLSVQQWRDDIASGRMTEVFACGTAAVITPVGVAKANGFEMTINNNENGAVTLALREALLGLQHGTAPDTHNWMHTVC; from the coding sequence ATGACCACTTCCACACCGAATCTCGTCGTCACCCCGTCCGCCCACCCCTTGTCCGACGCCGAACGCGCCGCGCGCATGGTCAACCCTGCGTTCGGCCGCATCTTCACCGATCACATGGTGGTGATTCCTTACCGCGACGGCAAGTGGCAGCAAGGCGAACTGAAGGCCTACGGCCCGCTGATGCTGGACCCGTCCGCCTCGTCCCTGCACTACGGCCAGGCCATCTTCGAAGGGTATAAAGCGTTTGCCCAGCCTGACGGCAGCATCAAGACTTTCCGTCCGGAACAGAATGCCGAGCGCTTCAACCGCAGCGCCGCGCGCCTGGCCATGCCGGCCATCCCTGTCGAGCTGTTCCTGGAAGCGGGCGATGCGCTGATTGCGCAAGACCGCAACTGGGTGCCGAAGAACACGGGCGAAAGCCTGTACATGCGTCCGCTGATGATCGCCACCGACCCTTACCTGGGCGTGCGTCCGTCGGAAGAATACCTGTTCGTGCTGTTCGCCTCGCCGGCGGGCGCCTATTTCCCGAAAGGCGTGAAACCCGTCACCGTGTGGATCAGCGAAGACTTCGTGCGCGCCGCGCCGGGCGGCACCGGTGAAGCTAAGTGCGCGGGCAACTACGCGGCCAGCCTGATGGCCCAGTCGCAAGCGCAAGAGAAGGGTTGCGACCAGGTCGTGTGGCTCGACGCCGTGCACCGCGAGTACATCGAGGAAATGGGCGGCATGAACTTGTTCTTCGTCTACAAGGATGGCGAAAAAGTCACCGTCGTGACGCCGGAATTGACGGGTACCTTGCTGCCAGGCATCACCCGCCGCAGCCTGCTGGAAATGGCGAAAGACCTCGGCTATGCCACGGAAGAGCGTAAATTGTCCGTCCAGCAATGGCGCGACGATATCGCCTCGGGCCGCATGACCGAAGTGTTCGCCTGCGGCACGGCCGCCGTCATCACGCCCGTGGGCGTGGCCAAGGCCAACGGCTTTGAAATGACCATCAACAATAATGAAAATGGCGCCGTCACCCTGGCCCTGCGCGAAGCGTTGCTGGGTCTGCAGCATGGCACGGCACCGGATACGCATAACTGGATGCACACCGTCTGCTAA
- a CDS encoding Fur family transcriptional regulator: MQDIQYQDGGRVFERLRGARLRPTSARVCILQVLAGTQRQAMNAEGIYQQLLHMGIAVSLGTIYRVLKEMEQAGLLLREREASASGNKARYLIKPEHVEADSCYLVCRVCERSVLVQDAPLVEQLRQAAVSHGMEIGANVVSVQMRCSHCAEEAQAGRGRPLRAC, translated from the coding sequence ATGCAAGACATTCAATACCAGGACGGTGGCCGCGTGTTCGAGCGCCTGCGCGGCGCGCGCCTGCGTCCGACGAGTGCCCGCGTCTGCATCCTGCAAGTGCTGGCCGGCACGCAGCGGCAGGCGATGAATGCGGAAGGCATTTACCAGCAACTGCTGCACATGGGCATCGCCGTCAGCCTGGGCACGATCTACCGCGTGCTCAAGGAAATGGAACAGGCGGGCTTGCTGTTGCGCGAGCGCGAGGCGAGTGCCAGCGGCAACAAGGCACGCTATCTGATCAAGCCCGAGCATGTCGAGGCGGACAGCTGTTACCTGGTGTGCCGCGTGTGCGAGCGCAGCGTGCTGGTGCAGGATGCGCCGCTGGTGGAGCAGCTGCGCCAGGCGGCCGTGTCGCATGGCATGGAAATCGGCGCGAACGTGGTGTCCGTGCAGATGCGCTGCAGCCATTGCGCCGAGGAAGCGCAGGCGGGGCGGGGCAGGCCGTTGCGGGCCTGCTGA